The following coding sequences are from one Oncorhynchus kisutch isolate 150728-3 linkage group LG23, Okis_V2, whole genome shotgun sequence window:
- the LOC109867932 gene encoding ubiquitin-conjugating enzyme E2 G1 has translation MTDQSSLLLRKQLAELNKNPVEGFSAGLIDDDDIHQWEVVVIGPQDTLFEGGFFKAYLTFPHDYPHRPPKMKFITEIWHPNVAKNGDVCISILHEPGEDKFGYEKPEERWLPIHTVETIMISVISMLADPNGDSPANVDAAKEWREDPCGEFKRKVARCVRKSQEMAFD, from the exons ATGACTGATCAATCATCACTGCTGCTTCGAAAACAACTGGCAG AGCTCAACAAGAACCCCGTGGAGGGATTTTCTGCCGGTCTCATAGACGATGATGACATCCATCAGTGGGAGGTGGTCGTTATTGGTCCTCAAGATACATTATT TGAGGGTGGTTTCTTTAAAGCCTACCTGACCTTTCCCCATGACTACCCTCATAGGCCCCCGAAGATGAAGTTCATCACAGAAATATGGCATCCCAATG tggCAAAGAATGGTGACGTGTGTATCTCCATTCTGCATGAGCCCGGAGAGGACAAGTTTGGCTATGAGAAGCCTGAGGAGCGCTGGCTGCCCATCCACACTGTAGAGACCATCATGATCAGTGTCATCTCCATGCTGGCCGACCCGAATGGCGACTCACCTGCCAACGTGGACGCAGCC aaggaatggagagaggatcCTTGCGGAGAGTTCAAGAGGAAGGTAGCTCGCTGTGTACGAAAGAGTCAGGAGATGGCGTTTGACTAG
- the LOC109867931 gene encoding actin-related protein 2/3 complex subunit 3-B-like, producing MPAYHSGLMDGDTKMVGNMAMLPLKTQFKGPAAKETKDSDIIEEAIYYFKANVFFKNYEIKNEADRTLIYVTLYISECLKKLQKCSSRGQGEKEMYTLGITNFPIPGEPGFPLNAMYAKPSNKQEEETMRAYLQQIRQETGLRLCDRVFDPQTDKPSKWWMCFVKKQFMNKSLSAPGQ from the exons ATGCCG GCGTACCACTCTGGCTTGATGGATGGGGACACCAAGATGGTGGGGAACATGGCTATGCTGCCACTAAAAACCCAGTTCAAGGGCCCTGCAGCAAAAGAGA CCAAAGATTCTGACATCATTGAAGAGGCCATCTACTATTTCAAAGCCAACGTCTTCTTTAAGAATTATGAAATCAAG AACGAGGCAGACAGGACTCTGATCTACGTCACCCTTTACATTTCTGAATGTCTGAAGAAGCTACAGAAG TGCAGCTCCAGGGGTCAGGGAGAGAAGGAAATGTACACTCTGGGCATCACTAACTTCCCCATCCCTGGAGAACCTGGCTTCCCTCTCAACGCCATGTATGCAAAGCCCAGCAACAAGCAGGAAGAGG agacaatgagGGCGTACCTGCAGCAGATCCGCCAGGAGACGGGGCTGAGGCTGTGTGACCGTGTGTTTGACCCCCAGACAGACAAACCCAGCAAG tggtGGATGTGCTTTGTCAAGAAACAATTCATGAACAAAAGCCTTTCAGCTCCTGGACAGTAG
- the LOC109868400 gene encoding GPN-loop GTPase 3 yields the protein MPRYAQLVMGPAGSGKSTYCSTLIQHAEAINRSVQVVNLDPAAEHFDYPVMADIRELIMVDDVMEDESLRFGPNGGLVFCMEYFANNFDWLEESLGHVEDDYILFDCPGQIELYTHLPVMRQLVEQLQQWEFRVCGVFLVDSQFMVETFKFISGIMAALSAMVSLEIPTVNIMSKMDLLSPKAKKEIEKYLDPDMYSMMEDNSVTIRSKKFKKLTKAICGLIDDYSMVRFLPFDRTDEEGINIVLQHIDFSIQYGEDLEFKEPKEPEEEPDNTNYDDLFQDKVED from the exons ATGCCTCGTTATGCTCAACTCGTGATGGGCCCCGCGGGAAGTGGAAAG AGTACCTACTGCTCTACACTGATCCAGCATGCAGAAGCCATAAACCGCTCTGTACAGGTGGTCAACCTAGACCCAGCCGCTGAACACTTTGATTACCCGGTCATGGCAG ATATCCGGGAGCTGATTATGGTGGATGATGTGATGGAGGATGAGTCACTGAGGTTCGGCCCAAATGGAGGGCTGGTGTTCTGCATGGAGTACTTTGCCAACAACTTTGACTGGCTGGAGGAGAGCCTGGGCCACGTGGAGGATGACTACATACTGTTTGACTGTCCTG GTCAAATAGAGctctacacacacctccctgTGATGAGGCAGCTCGTAGAGCAGCTCCAGCAATGGGAATTCCGTGTTTGTGGCGTCTTCCTGGTAGACTCGCAGTTCATGGTGGAGACCTTCAAG TTCATCTCTGGTATCATGGCTGCTTTGAGTGCAATGGTGTCTTTGGAGATTCCAACAGTCAACATAATGTCTAAAATGGACCTGCTGAGTCCCAAGGCCAAAAAGGAAATTGAAAA aTACCTGGACCCAGACATGTACTCAATGATGGAGGACAACTCTGTCACCATTAGGAGCAAGAAGTTCAAGAAGCTAACCAAAGCCATCTGTGGCTTG ATTGATGACTACAGCATGGTGAGATTCCTGCCATTTGACCGCACAGATGAAGAAGGCATCAACATAGTGCTTCAGCACATTGACTTTTCCATACAATACGGAGAAGACTTGGAGTTCAAGGAGCCAAAG GAGCCTGAGGAGGAGCCTGACAACACAAATTATGATGATTTATTTCAGGACAAAGTAGAGGACTGA
- the LOC109868582 gene encoding vacuolar protein sorting-associated protein 29 isoform X3 — protein MLVLVLGDLHIPHRCNTLPAKFKKLLVPGKIQHILCTGNLCTKESYDYLKTLAGDVHIVRGDFDENLNYPEQKVVTVGQFKIGLIHGHQVIPWGDMASLALLQRQLDVDILISGHTHKFEAFENENKFYINPGSATGAYNALESNIIPSFVLMDIQASTVVTYVYQLIGDDVKVERIEYKKS, from the exons ATG TTGGTCCTGGTGTTAGGTGACCTGCACATCCCCCACCGATGCAACACCCTACCAGCCAAGTTTAAGAAGCTGTTGGTGCCAGGCAAGATCCAGCACATCCTCTGTACAGGAAACCTCTGCACCAAGGAGAGCTATGACTACCTGAAGACACTGGCTGGGGACGTACACATTGTCAGGGGAGACTTTGATGAG AACCTGAACTACCCGGAGCAGAAAGTGGTGACAGTAGGTCAGTTTAAGATCGGCCTGATCCATGGGCACCAGGTGATCCCCTGGGGGGACATGGCAAGCCTGGCCCTGCTGCAGAGGCAGCTCGACGTCGACATCCTcatctctggacacacacacaagtttgAGGCCTTCGAAAACGAGAACAAGTTCTACATCAACCCTGGCTCAGCAACTGGAGCCTACAATGCACTGGAAAG CAACATCATCCCATCTTTTGTATTGATGGACATCCAAGCATCCACAGTGGTGACGTACGTATACCAGCTCATAGGAGATGACGTAAAAGTGGAGAGGATTGAGTACAAGAAATCCTAA
- the LOC109868582 gene encoding vacuolar protein sorting-associated protein 29 isoform X2 gives MAGHQLVLVLGDLHIPHRCNTLPAKFKKLLVPGKIQHILCTGNLCTKESYDYLKTLAGDVHIVRGDFDENLNYPEQKVVTVGQFKIGLIHGHQVIPWGDMASLALLQRQLDVDILISGHTHKFEAFENENKFYINPGSATGAYNALESNIIPSFVLMDIQASTVVTYVYQLIGDDVKVERIEYKKS, from the exons ATG GCTGGTCACCAG TTGGTCCTGGTGTTAGGTGACCTGCACATCCCCCACCGATGCAACACCCTACCAGCCAAGTTTAAGAAGCTGTTGGTGCCAGGCAAGATCCAGCACATCCTCTGTACAGGAAACCTCTGCACCAAGGAGAGCTATGACTACCTGAAGACACTGGCTGGGGACGTACACATTGTCAGGGGAGACTTTGATGAG AACCTGAACTACCCGGAGCAGAAAGTGGTGACAGTAGGTCAGTTTAAGATCGGCCTGATCCATGGGCACCAGGTGATCCCCTGGGGGGACATGGCAAGCCTGGCCCTGCTGCAGAGGCAGCTCGACGTCGACATCCTcatctctggacacacacacaagtttgAGGCCTTCGAAAACGAGAACAAGTTCTACATCAACCCTGGCTCAGCAACTGGAGCCTACAATGCACTGGAAAG CAACATCATCCCATCTTTTGTATTGATGGACATCCAAGCATCCACAGTGGTGACGTACGTATACCAGCTCATAGGAGATGACGTAAAAGTGGAGAGGATTGAGTACAAGAAATCCTAA
- the LOC109868582 gene encoding vacuolar protein sorting-associated protein 29 isoform X1 → MVSENKLVLVLGDLHIPHRCNTLPAKFKKLLVPGKIQHILCTGNLCTKESYDYLKTLAGDVHIVRGDFDENLNYPEQKVVTVGQFKIGLIHGHQVIPWGDMASLALLQRQLDVDILISGHTHKFEAFENENKFYINPGSATGAYNALESNIIPSFVLMDIQASTVVTYVYQLIGDDVKVERIEYKKS, encoded by the exons ATGGTAAGTGAAAATAAA TTGGTCCTGGTGTTAGGTGACCTGCACATCCCCCACCGATGCAACACCCTACCAGCCAAGTTTAAGAAGCTGTTGGTGCCAGGCAAGATCCAGCACATCCTCTGTACAGGAAACCTCTGCACCAAGGAGAGCTATGACTACCTGAAGACACTGGCTGGGGACGTACACATTGTCAGGGGAGACTTTGATGAG AACCTGAACTACCCGGAGCAGAAAGTGGTGACAGTAGGTCAGTTTAAGATCGGCCTGATCCATGGGCACCAGGTGATCCCCTGGGGGGACATGGCAAGCCTGGCCCTGCTGCAGAGGCAGCTCGACGTCGACATCCTcatctctggacacacacacaagtttgAGGCCTTCGAAAACGAGAACAAGTTCTACATCAACCCTGGCTCAGCAACTGGAGCCTACAATGCACTGGAAAG CAACATCATCCCATCTTTTGTATTGATGGACATCCAAGCATCCACAGTGGTGACGTACGTATACCAGCTCATAGGAGATGACGTAAAAGTGGAGAGGATTGAGTACAAGAAATCCTAA
- the noc4l gene encoding nucleolar complex protein 4 homolog — MAASKRCNVSSENLTVNDVKTPKIDINGKVDLIIQSKKHANDVFDVLEYLQSEKEKNVVCAIDGCTKLFSTLLERGELYVGKLPKEELLIGGDRSADEKYCMFMRHRYNGCLELLLEHISHESYQIKESALCALMQFASMEGKFPLQDLDWSEHYSFPRELIQAVVERLLSQNEDMALLISRFQEYLDMEDVRYYVMSSVRDNVGRVMDKTKGAVMPIYQNNVFTLLSNINMPSQESELTNYLVKQEAKHEDWKAAKLKEHKRTFERLWLGFLKYKLPSNMYKKVLVILHDSILPHISNPTLMIDFLTAAYDVGGAISLLALNGLFVLIHQHNLDYPDFYKKLYSLLEPSVFHVKYRARFFHLANLFLSSTHLPVYLVAAFAKRLSRLALTAPPAVLLMVLPFICNLIRRHPACRVLIHRPSAADEACDDPYLMEEEDPSQCHALESSLWEIQTLQKHYHPDVATAAMAINKPLSQQEDAISELLELSTYELMERDLKHKQSKTVPLEFDPATQLLQGSGGVGVLGLNFSLE, encoded by the exons ATGGCGGCTTCCAAGAGGTGCAACGTGAGTTCGGAAAACTTAACCGTAAATGATGTGAAAACACCGAAAATAGACATCAACGGTAAAGTAGATCTGATTATTCAGAGCAAGAAACATGCCAACGATGTGTTCGACGTTCTTGAGTATCTTCAG TCGGAGAAAGAGAAGAACGTTGTTTGTGCGATTGATGGATGTACTAAACTGTTCAGCACGTTGTTGGAGAGGGGAGAGCTGTATGTTGGGAAACTGCCCAAAGAAGAGTTGTTGATTGGTG GTGATCGCAGTGCGGATGAGAAGTACTGCATGTTCATGCGCCACCGATACAACGGTTGTTTGGAGCTGCTGCTGGAGCACATCAGCCATGAATCATACCAGATTAAG GAGAGTGCCCTGTGTGCACTGATGCAGTTTGCCTCCATGGAAGGAAAGTTCCCCCTCCAAGACTTGGACTGGAGTGAACACTACAGCTTCCCAAGAGAACTCATCCAG gcagtggtggAGCGGCTGCTCTCTCAGAACGAGGATATGGCGCTTCTCATCTCCAGATTTCAGGAGTACCTGGATATGGAGGATGTGCGTTATTACGTCATGAGCTCTGTCCGTGACAACGTGGGCAGGGTGATGGACAAAACCAAAGGG GCAGTGATGCCCATTTACCAGAACAACGTGTTCACACTGCTGTCCAATATCAACATGCCTAGCCAGGAGTCAGAACTCACCAACTACCTGGTCAAACAGGAAG CTAAACATGAAGACTGGAAAGCAGCCAAACTAAAA GAACACAAGCGTACCTTTGAGCGGTTGTGGCTCGGGTTTCTGAAGTACAAG TTGCCCAGCAACATGTACAAGAAAGTGCTGGTGATCCTCCATGACTCCATCCTGCCCCACATAAGCAATCCCACACTGATGATCGACTTCTTGACTGCAGCCTATGATGTTG GAGGGGCAATCAGTCTGCTGGCTCTCAATGGCCTGTTTGTGCTCATCCATCAGCACAACCT AGATTATCCCGATTTCTACAAGAAGTTGTACAGCCTGCTGGAGCCCTCTGTTTTCCATGTGAAGTACAGAGCACGCTTCTTCCACTTAGCtaacctcttcctctcctccac TCACTTGCCAGTCTACTTGGTGGCAGCGTTTGCCAAGCGTCTGTCCCGCCTGGCCCTCACGGCGCCACCTGCTGTTCTGCTCatggtactgcccttcatctgcAACCTGATCCGCCGCCACCCTGCCTGCCGAGTCCTCATTCACCGGCCTAGTGCAGCAGACG AAGCCTGTGATGACCCCTacctgatggaggaggaggacccCTCCCAGTGCCACGCCCTGGAGAGCAGCCTGTGGGAGATTCAG ACCCTGCAGAAGCATTACCACCCTGATGTGGCCACGGCTGCCATGGCAATCAACAAGCCACTGTCACAGCAGGAGGATGCCATCAGTGAGCTGCTGGAGCTATCCACCTATGAG CTGATGGAGCGGGACCTGAAGCATAAGCAGAGCAAGACTGTGCCGCTGGAGTTTGACCCTGCCACCCAGCTGCTGCAGGGctctgggggggtgggggtgctggGCCTGAACTTCTCTCTAGAGTAG